The proteins below are encoded in one region of Micromonospora yangpuensis:
- a CDS encoding FAD-dependent oxidoreductase: MSTVFGRRQLLRLGGATLVIAGTAGFHQPTQASTGRPAGLAELAAGTVTADLVVYGATSAGIMAAVQMRRMGRTALIVDPGGHVGGLTTGGLGYTDSGTSAAIGGLAAEFYRRVHAHYAGTPVTPTAPMRLVFEPHVAAEVFADLLTEYAVPVYLNARLTTVQRTGDRITGIVTDNGQLFTGPMFVDASYEGDLMAAAGVTYTVGREANSVYGETINGVQLRTGHQFTLPVDPYVVAGSPASGLLPGISVAPVARNGSGDELIQAYNFRMCLTRSADRIPFPRPDGYDPADYELLLRYVQAGYPGPFYTTHSVGGGKTDSNNNGAFSTDFIGANHAYPTATWAQRESIVAAHRTYQQGLMWFLANDPRLPTTVRSATAAWGLAADEFGATGGWPPQLYVREARRMISGYVLTERDCRGSGQVTDSVGLASYTMDSHNCQRVVVDGQVRNEGDVQVGVPGPYPISYRSIVPTAGQCANLLVPVCLSASHIAYGSIRMEPVFMILGQSAATAASLALAAGTSVQQVDVPALQARLRADGQLLSWPPGGEGAIVVDNAALGVTRAGTWLASSAIGGYHGIDYEHDDNTGKGVNRFRFTPTLPTAGAWTVQLRWTANANRASNVPVDITHDGGTTTTVVDQRGSGGQWVALGTYAFPAGTAGSVLIRTDATDGYVVADAARFVPA; the protein is encoded by the coding sequence ATGTCCACTGTGTTCGGTCGTCGGCAGTTGTTGCGGCTCGGCGGGGCCACCCTGGTCATCGCCGGTACCGCCGGGTTCCACCAGCCGACCCAGGCAAGCACCGGCCGGCCGGCCGGGTTGGCGGAGTTGGCCGCCGGCACCGTCACCGCCGACCTGGTCGTCTACGGGGCCACCTCGGCCGGCATCATGGCCGCCGTGCAGATGCGCCGGATGGGGCGTACCGCGTTGATCGTCGATCCGGGCGGGCACGTCGGCGGGCTGACCACCGGCGGGCTCGGGTACACCGACAGTGGGACCAGCGCCGCCATCGGCGGCCTCGCCGCCGAGTTCTACCGCCGGGTGCACGCCCACTACGCCGGCACCCCGGTCACCCCCACCGCACCGATGCGGCTGGTCTTCGAGCCGCACGTCGCCGCCGAGGTCTTCGCCGACCTGCTCACCGAGTACGCCGTGCCGGTCTACCTGAACGCCCGGCTGACCACGGTGCAGCGCACCGGTGACCGGATCACCGGGATCGTGACCGACAACGGGCAGCTCTTCACCGGGCCGATGTTCGTCGACGCCAGTTACGAGGGTGACCTGATGGCGGCGGCCGGCGTCACGTACACGGTCGGCCGGGAGGCCAACTCGGTGTACGGCGAGACCATCAACGGGGTGCAGCTGCGCACCGGGCACCAGTTCACCCTGCCGGTCGACCCGTACGTGGTGGCCGGCAGCCCGGCCAGCGGTCTGCTGCCCGGCATCTCCGTCGCCCCGGTCGCGCGCAACGGCAGCGGCGACGAGCTGATCCAGGCGTACAACTTCCGGATGTGCCTGACCCGCTCGGCCGACCGGATCCCGTTCCCCCGACCGGACGGCTACGACCCGGCCGACTACGAGCTGCTGCTGCGCTACGTGCAGGCCGGCTACCCCGGGCCGTTCTACACCACGCACAGCGTCGGCGGCGGCAAGACCGACTCCAACAACAACGGGGCGTTCTCCACCGACTTCATCGGCGCCAACCACGCGTACCCCACCGCGACCTGGGCCCAGCGGGAGAGCATCGTCGCCGCGCACCGGACGTACCAGCAGGGTCTGATGTGGTTCCTGGCCAACGATCCCCGGCTGCCGACGACGGTCCGGAGCGCGACGGCCGCCTGGGGCCTGGCCGCCGACGAGTTCGGCGCCACCGGCGGTTGGCCACCCCAGCTGTACGTCCGCGAGGCCCGCCGGATGATCTCCGGGTACGTGTTGACCGAGCGCGACTGCCGGGGCTCCGGCCAGGTGACCGACTCGGTGGGGCTGGCCAGCTACACCATGGACTCGCACAACTGTCAGCGGGTCGTCGTCGACGGGCAGGTCCGCAACGAGGGTGACGTGCAGGTCGGGGTGCCCGGCCCGTACCCGATCTCCTATCGCTCGATCGTGCCGACCGCCGGGCAGTGCGCCAACCTGCTGGTGCCGGTCTGCCTCTCGGCCAGCCACATCGCGTACGGCTCGATCCGGATGGAACCGGTCTTCATGATCCTCGGCCAGTCCGCCGCGACGGCCGCGTCCCTGGCCCTGGCCGCCGGTACGTCCGTGCAGCAGGTGGACGTGCCCGCCCTGCAGGCCCGGCTGCGCGCCGACGGACAGCTGCTGAGCTGGCCGCCCGGCGGTGAGGGCGCGATCGTCGTGGACAACGCCGCCCTCGGCGTCACCCGGGCCGGCACCTGGCTGGCCAGCTCGGCGATCGGCGGGTACCACGGCATCGACTACGAGCACGACGACAACACCGGCAAGGGCGTCAACCGGTTCCGCTTCACCCCGACCCTGCCGACCGCCGGGGCCTGGACGGTCCAGCTGCGCTGGACGGCGAACGCCAACCGGGCCAGCAACGTCCCGGTCGACATCACGCACGACGGCGGTACGACCACCACCGTCGTCGACCAGCGCGGCTCGGGTGGGCAGTGGGTGGCGCTGGGGACGTACGCCTTCCCGGCCGGCACCGCCGGCAGCGTTCTGATCCGCACCGACGCCACCGACGGGTACGTCGTCGCCGACGCGGCCCGTTTCGTCCCCGCCTGA
- a CDS encoding helix-turn-helix domain-containing protein, producing MSRAVEQTNRAMLRARDAMDRAYADPLDIPGLARIAYVSEAHFIRTFRAAFGETPHRYLQRRRVERAMYLLLHTGQDVTEVCHAVGFNSLGTFSRTFRKIVGESPTGYRSRRTAPSAPVPSCFTKAWTRPSSFG from the coding sequence GTGAGCAGGGCGGTCGAGCAGACGAACCGGGCGATGCTGCGGGCCCGGGACGCGATGGACCGGGCGTACGCCGACCCGCTCGACATCCCCGGCCTGGCGAGGATCGCGTACGTCTCCGAGGCCCATTTCATTCGGACCTTCCGGGCCGCCTTCGGCGAGACGCCGCACCGGTACCTGCAGCGGCGTCGGGTGGAACGGGCCATGTACCTGCTGCTGCACACCGGGCAGGACGTCACCGAGGTGTGTCACGCGGTCGGCTTCAACAGCCTCGGCACGTTCAGCCGTACCTTCCGGAAGATCGTCGGGGAGTCACCCACCGGGTACCGCAGCCGGCGGACGGCACCTTCCGCGCCTGTGCCGAGTTGCTTCACCAAGGCCTGGACGCGCCCGAGCAGTTTTGGATAA
- a CDS encoding VOC family protein: MTMNMISRSQIFVLDQDEALDFYVGKLGLEVTLDLDLGFMRWLTVNLPGDTREILLEKPGPPNLDPATAEQVRELLTKGAAGGFLFMTTDDAHKTYEELVAKGVEVTDGPTEQSYGIDFGIRDPFGNKIRIGQMST, translated from the coding sequence ATGACGATGAACATGATCAGCCGCTCCCAGATCTTCGTCCTCGACCAGGACGAGGCGCTCGACTTCTACGTCGGCAAGCTCGGCCTGGAGGTGACCCTGGACCTGGATCTCGGCTTCATGCGCTGGCTGACGGTCAACCTGCCCGGCGACACGCGCGAGATCCTGCTGGAGAAGCCCGGCCCGCCCAACCTCGACCCGGCCACCGCCGAGCAGGTCCGGGAACTGCTCACCAAGGGCGCCGCCGGTGGGTTCCTCTTCATGACCACCGACGACGCCCACAAGACGTACGAGGAACTGGTGGCCAAGGGCGTCGAGGTCACCGACGGGCCGACGGAACAGTCGTACGGCATCGACTTCGGCATCCGGGACCCGTTCGGCAACAAGATCCGCATCGGCCAAATGTCCACCTGA
- a CDS encoding HNH endonuclease codes for MKAYVGVTDGDWFRFLASRPHLTEVNFWRPAGSRAFRALSPAEPFFFKTHHPHNSVVGGGFFSGFAQLRISEAWDLFGEGNGVTNLADMRRLVGRYRRAPLALDEDPLIGCVLIRDTVFFPPDEPAAPPPEFAPNVVQGKGYDVASQAASGYFEVLIGRLLGATVEVDLDGSWHRPGPVYGDPRLVPNRLGQQSFKAVVLNAYGRRCAITGDRIQPVLQAAHIRPLPAGGEHRLDNGLLLRSDVHTLFDHGYLGVDPKHRLMVSPRLRAEFGNGEQFYARAGATIAVPEARRDRPHREFLEWHLDEVFRPA; via the coding sequence GTGAAGGCCTATGTCGGGGTGACCGACGGCGACTGGTTCCGGTTCCTGGCGTCCCGACCGCACCTCACCGAGGTGAACTTCTGGCGTCCCGCAGGCTCTCGGGCGTTCCGGGCGCTCTCCCCGGCAGAACCCTTCTTCTTCAAGACCCACCACCCGCACAACAGCGTGGTGGGCGGTGGCTTCTTCAGTGGCTTCGCCCAGCTACGAATCTCCGAGGCATGGGACCTGTTCGGAGAAGGCAACGGGGTGACGAACCTGGCCGACATGCGTCGGCTCGTCGGCCGGTACCGTCGGGCGCCTCTCGCGCTCGACGAGGATCCGCTGATCGGGTGCGTCCTCATCCGCGACACCGTCTTCTTTCCGCCCGACGAGCCAGCGGCACCACCGCCGGAGTTCGCACCGAATGTCGTACAGGGCAAAGGTTATGACGTCGCGAGCCAGGCAGCTTCGGGCTACTTCGAGGTGTTGATCGGACGCCTGCTCGGCGCCACCGTCGAGGTCGACCTCGACGGGTCGTGGCACCGACCGGGACCGGTGTACGGCGATCCTCGGTTGGTCCCGAACCGGCTGGGCCAGCAGTCGTTCAAGGCGGTGGTGCTGAATGCCTACGGACGGCGGTGCGCGATCACCGGCGACCGGATCCAGCCGGTGCTCCAGGCCGCGCACATCAGGCCGCTACCAGCCGGCGGCGAGCACCGGTTGGATAACGGACTGCTGCTCCGCTCCGATGTGCACACTCTGTTCGACCATGGATACCTGGGCGTCGACCCGAAACATCGACTCATGGTCAGTCCGCGCCTGCGGGCGGAGTTCGGCAACGGTGAGCAGTTCTATGCCCGGGCCGGCGCCACGATCGCCGTACCCGAGGCTCGCCGGGACCGGCCACACCGCGAGTTCCTGGAGTGGCACCTGGACGAGGTGTTCCGGCCGGCGTGA
- a CDS encoding VOC family protein gives MATRLVQINMKARDEAALGGFWAAALGGWEASIEEPGVINLEPGGFTYPDPSAVCVDIVVSTEPKTVKNRVHVDLATGSVEQQRELVARLTGLGARPVDVGQGDVPWTVMADPEGNEFCVLEPRPAHRDTGPIASVVVDCADPRAMARFWGTATDWTVHEVTDGGAALRSAAGVGPYLWFVRSPDAKSGWNRVHLDVRPYPGDELAAEVARLRSLGATVVDLGRSDIPWQVMADPEGNEFCVLTPR, from the coding sequence ATGGCGACCCGGCTGGTGCAGATCAACATGAAGGCTCGGGACGAGGCCGCGCTGGGCGGGTTCTGGGCGGCGGCGCTCGGCGGCTGGGAGGCCTCCATCGAGGAGCCCGGCGTGATCAACCTCGAACCCGGGGGCTTCACCTATCCCGACCCGTCCGCCGTCTGCGTCGACATCGTCGTCTCCACCGAACCCAAGACGGTGAAGAACCGGGTACACGTCGACCTGGCCACCGGCTCGGTGGAGCAGCAGCGGGAGTTGGTCGCCCGGCTCACCGGGCTCGGCGCGCGGCCGGTGGACGTGGGCCAGGGCGACGTGCCGTGGACGGTCATGGCCGACCCGGAGGGCAACGAGTTCTGTGTCCTGGAGCCCCGACCGGCCCACCGGGACACCGGGCCGATCGCCTCGGTGGTGGTCGACTGTGCGGATCCGCGCGCGATGGCCCGTTTCTGGGGTACGGCGACGGACTGGACCGTGCACGAGGTGACCGACGGCGGGGCGGCGCTGCGCTCGGCCGCGGGCGTCGGCCCGTACCTCTGGTTCGTTCGCAGCCCCGATGCCAAGAGCGGGTGGAACCGGGTCCATCTCGACGTCCGCCCGTACCCGGGTGACGAGCTGGCGGCCGAGGTGGCCCGGCTCCGGTCGCTCGGGGCCACCGTCGTCGACCTGGGCCGCAGCGACATCCCGTGGCAGGTCATGGCCGACCCGGAGGGCAACGAGTTCTGCGTGCTCACCCCGCGCTGA
- a CDS encoding DUF397 domain-containing protein — MADLTGAQWRKSSRSAGNGGECVEVADNLPGIVAVRDSKDPAGPALTFTPTAWATFTRHTKR; from the coding sequence ATGGCTGATCTGACCGGCGCCCAGTGGCGCAAGAGCAGCCGGAGCGCTGGCAACGGCGGCGAGTGTGTGGAGGTAGCGGACAACCTGCCCGGCATCGTCGCCGTACGCGACAGCAAAGACCCGGCAGGACCGGCACTCACCTTCACCCCCACCGCCTGGGCGACTTTCACCCGTCACACCAAGCGATAG
- a CDS encoding DUF397 domain-containing protein has translation MADLTGAQWRKSTRSGSNGGECVEVADNLPGVVAVRDSKDPAGPALTFTPAAWATFTRHTKR, from the coding sequence ATGGCTGATCTGACCGGCGCCCAGTGGCGCAAGAGCACCCGCAGCGGCAGCAACGGCGGCGAGTGTGTGGAGGTGGCGGACAACCTGCCAGGTGTGGTCGCCGTACGCGACAGCAAAGACCCGGCGGGACCGGCACTCACCTTCACCCCCGCCGCCTGGGCGACTTTCACCCGTCACACCAAGCGATAA
- a CDS encoding helix-turn-helix domain-containing protein, with protein sequence MVEDMGSTVPRRQLGRALRQLRTEAGVTLDGAADALECSRQKVWRIESGLGSVRGVDVRAMCQLYDASQELTGALVALASETKAKGWWHAYGDAIPDWFELYVGLEQSASRLRFFYDAMIPGLLQTRDYAHAVYQHRSEVSDEERERLVDIRLQRQALLSRRLPPAPRCGFILSEAALLRVVGSRSAMVNQLRYLQTMSERPNVSIRVLPLTAGLHRGVEAGTFVMLEFPPGNRATPEPPIIYSESWTGALYLDRPQEFAGYEKVWMSLDELALEPEQSRRLIEKIIGEVHHG encoded by the coding sequence TTGGTGGAGGATATGGGCTCGACGGTGCCGCGACGGCAGCTCGGCCGGGCGCTGCGGCAGTTGCGCACCGAGGCCGGGGTGACCCTGGACGGGGCGGCCGACGCGCTGGAGTGCAGCCGGCAGAAGGTCTGGCGGATCGAGAGTGGACTCGGATCGGTCCGCGGGGTGGACGTCCGCGCGATGTGCCAGCTCTACGATGCCAGCCAGGAGTTGACCGGTGCACTCGTCGCCCTGGCGAGCGAGACGAAGGCGAAGGGCTGGTGGCACGCCTACGGCGACGCCATCCCCGACTGGTTCGAGCTGTACGTGGGCCTGGAACAGTCCGCCAGCCGACTTCGCTTCTTCTATGACGCGATGATCCCGGGCCTGCTCCAGACAAGGGACTATGCACACGCGGTGTACCAGCACCGGTCCGAGGTCAGCGACGAGGAGCGCGAACGCCTTGTCGACATTCGGCTTCAGCGGCAGGCGCTGTTGAGTCGGCGTTTGCCGCCTGCTCCTCGCTGCGGGTTCATCCTCTCCGAGGCAGCGCTTCTGCGTGTCGTCGGCAGCAGGTCAGCCATGGTGAACCAGCTCCGCTACCTACAGACCATGAGCGAGCGGCCGAACGTCTCGATCCGAGTGCTTCCGCTGACTGCGGGGCTTCATCGGGGAGTGGAGGCTGGCACCTTCGTCATGCTGGAGTTTCCGCCGGGCAACCGGGCGACACCCGAACCGCCGATCATCTACAGCGAGTCGTGGACAGGAGCGCTGTACCTCGACCGCCCTCAGGAGTTCGCCGGATACGAGAAGGTTTGGATGAGCCTTGATGAGCTGGCTCTCGAACCGGAACAATCGAGGCGACTGATCGAGAAAATCATTGGGGAGGTTCATCATGGCTGA
- a CDS encoding DivIVA domain-containing protein, which produces MSALWESHEKSVRHRHESSGQERPCGTPYRSVAGGRLRPWQVRDRLFTPRGRHGVDAAEVRAFLDRVADDLAACYAEVAATHERADRIRDALREWQSEQARRALASIR; this is translated from the coding sequence ATTTCTGCTCTCTGGGAATCCCACGAGAAATCCGTCCGGCACCGCCACGAAAGTTCAGGTCAGGAAAGACCGTGCGGCACGCCGTACCGGAGTGTTGCGGGTGGGCGGTTGCGGCCCTGGCAGGTGCGGGACCGGCTGTTCACCCCGCGTGGCCGGCACGGGGTGGACGCCGCCGAGGTACGCGCCTTCCTCGACCGGGTCGCCGACGACCTGGCCGCCTGCTACGCCGAGGTGGCCGCCACCCACGAGCGGGCCGACCGGATCCGCGACGCCCTACGCGAATGGCAGAGCGAGCAGGCCCGCCGCGCGTTGGCGAGCATCCGGTGA
- a CDS encoding DNA-processing protein DprA, with protein sequence MNRATAERAALVALLRQSDLSWSDAAHDVQEAGSALGVLGRVVGRADTLFPDTRSVDALVEAAAGDLAAWEAGGITVRAFFDDDYPTQLRDVREMPPLLFTRGDLRPDLRAIAVVGSREASDRGLEIAGSVATSLARRDVTVVSGLAKGIDTAAHEAALAAGGRTVAVIGTGIRRHYPATNRALQEHIAEVGLVISQFWPDAAPTRQSFPMRNAVMSGYAAATVVIEAGERSGARVQARLALQHGRPVVLTGQVMRHDWARSFADRPGVHVARGTAELVEAVDAILDRVPAAAELEGFPEFASL encoded by the coding sequence ATGAACCGGGCAACGGCGGAACGGGCGGCGCTGGTCGCGCTACTGCGACAGTCCGATCTGAGCTGGTCCGACGCCGCCCACGACGTTCAGGAGGCCGGCAGCGCGCTCGGCGTGCTCGGCCGGGTCGTGGGCCGGGCGGACACGCTCTTCCCCGACACCCGGTCCGTCGACGCGTTGGTCGAAGCGGCCGCCGGTGACCTTGCGGCCTGGGAGGCCGGAGGGATCACCGTGCGGGCCTTCTTCGACGACGACTATCCCACCCAGCTTCGCGACGTCCGGGAGATGCCGCCGCTGCTCTTTACCCGAGGAGACCTGCGGCCCGATCTTCGCGCCATCGCCGTGGTCGGCAGCCGCGAGGCCAGCGACCGGGGCCTGGAGATCGCCGGATCGGTGGCGACCTCGCTGGCCCGCCGGGACGTGACGGTGGTCAGCGGCCTGGCCAAGGGCATCGACACAGCCGCCCACGAGGCCGCACTCGCCGCTGGTGGACGTACCGTCGCGGTGATCGGCACCGGTATCCGTCGGCACTACCCGGCCACCAACCGCGCCCTCCAGGAACACATCGCCGAGGTGGGACTGGTGATCAGCCAGTTCTGGCCGGACGCGGCCCCGACCCGGCAGAGCTTCCCGATGCGCAACGCTGTGATGAGCGGTTACGCAGCCGCCACCGTAGTCATCGAGGCCGGTGAACGCAGTGGAGCCCGGGTCCAGGCCCGGTTGGCCCTTCAACACGGCCGTCCGGTGGTGCTGACCGGCCAGGTGATGAGGCACGACTGGGCACGCTCCTTCGCCGACCGGCCCGGGGTCCACGTCGCACGAGGCACGGCGGAGCTGGTGGAAGCGGTCGATGCGATCCTCGACCGGGTCCCGGCCGCCGCCGAACTGGAGGGCTTCCCTGAGTTCGCCAGCCTCTGA
- a CDS encoding phosphoribosyltransferase: MPNRYGPDARHFQRDWFTVRLPDRSGKVRPLVLDDTWTTGSRAQSLAHSLKRAGASSVGVVVLGRHVNPDHAASRPLLKAIEEPVFDFSICAVER, translated from the coding sequence GTGCCCAATCGCTACGGGCCCGACGCTCGGCACTTCCAGCGCGACTGGTTCACCGTGCGGCTTCCCGATCGCAGCGGGAAGGTCCGGCCGCTGGTGCTCGATGACACGTGGACCACCGGATCCCGAGCACAGTCGCTCGCACACTCGCTGAAAAGAGCTGGAGCCAGCTCGGTGGGGGTCGTTGTGCTCGGACGGCATGTCAATCCTGATCACGCGGCATCCCGGCCATTGCTGAAGGCGATCGAGGAACCGGTGTTCGACTTTTCGATCTGCGCTGTCGAGCGGTAG
- a CDS encoding ABC transporter substrate-binding protein, with amino-acid sequence MNSRSGVSPVADVPVNYLSPRVPRTCTVLRTAAVLATVVAVVAAGVLVTHRVVTACGDLRSGLSRVDGECVGVLTDAAAWTFSADLRSVQQAIDRENDWVHEQWRADPDEHRYVRVALLSPMTATTESFMTAAQVRHAVQGAYLAQRRANHSPDLDDRSPLIQLVLANPGSRQAQWLPVVRKLEAMADDETPLVAVVGMGTSIVATRDAARHLSDSDSDLPMVAGIATTDEFRDIKGFVRASPSDTDYVRALSRYLDEHPDLRAGMLVYDDSEPDLYVQDLRRAYETQLDGYLTVDAKSFFGAADTRNRTQLFATIRDSVCITPRPNLILYAGRALDLDDFVRSLAGRRCRDPISIMVGATGLADLAGLAPTLTEARITIVNSASVHPSWFTSVGQPPGPVPDGLPPFLTAFRSEQFGEPGALTDGYLLTHHDAMATAVKAIRLVARQIPPDEVPRAGNVRGQLLNLNNGSEVPGAGGTLSFTADRLADPVGKWVPIIEIPATTTPTTRPYVTGED; translated from the coding sequence GTGAACAGCCGATCCGGCGTCAGCCCGGTGGCCGACGTACCGGTGAACTATCTTTCTCCCCGGGTGCCCCGGACATGCACGGTGCTACGCACGGCCGCCGTGCTGGCGACGGTGGTCGCGGTGGTCGCCGCCGGGGTGCTGGTGACGCACCGGGTCGTCACCGCCTGCGGCGACCTGCGGTCCGGTCTGAGCAGGGTGGACGGTGAGTGCGTCGGGGTGCTCACCGACGCCGCCGCCTGGACCTTCAGCGCCGATCTACGCTCGGTCCAGCAGGCCATCGACCGGGAGAACGACTGGGTCCACGAGCAGTGGCGGGCCGACCCGGACGAGCACCGGTACGTCCGGGTTGCCCTGCTCTCCCCGATGACCGCCACGACGGAGAGCTTCATGACGGCCGCCCAGGTCCGGCACGCGGTCCAGGGCGCCTACCTGGCGCAGCGGCGGGCCAACCACTCGCCGGACCTCGACGACCGGTCCCCGCTGATCCAGCTCGTGCTGGCCAACCCGGGCAGCCGGCAGGCGCAGTGGCTGCCGGTGGTCCGGAAGCTGGAGGCGATGGCCGACGACGAGACCCCGCTGGTCGCCGTCGTCGGCATGGGCACCAGCATCGTCGCCACCCGGGACGCCGCCCGGCACCTCTCCGACTCCGACAGCGACCTGCCGATGGTCGCCGGGATCGCCACCACCGACGAGTTCCGCGACATCAAGGGTTTCGTCCGCGCCTCACCGAGCGACACCGACTACGTACGCGCCCTGAGCCGCTACCTCGACGAACACCCGGACCTGCGGGCCGGCATGCTGGTCTACGACGACTCCGAGCCGGACCTCTACGTCCAGGACCTGCGCCGGGCCTACGAGACGCAGCTCGACGGCTACCTGACCGTCGACGCCAAGTCGTTCTTCGGCGCGGCCGACACCAGGAACCGCACCCAGCTCTTCGCCACCATCCGGGACAGCGTCTGCATCACCCCCCGACCCAACCTCATCCTGTACGCCGGCCGCGCGCTGGACCTGGACGACTTCGTCCGGTCCCTGGCCGGTCGCCGCTGCCGGGACCCCATCTCGATCATGGTGGGCGCGACCGGCCTGGCCGACCTGGCGGGCCTGGCACCGACCCTGACCGAGGCTCGGATCACCATCGTCAACTCCGCCTCCGTCCACCCGTCCTGGTTCACCTCGGTCGGTCAGCCACCCGGCCCGGTGCCGGACGGCCTGCCGCCGTTCCTGACCGCCTTCCGCAGCGAGCAGTTCGGCGAACCGGGCGCGCTGACCGACGGGTACCTGCTCACCCACCACGACGCGATGGCCACCGCGGTCAAGGCGATCCGCCTGGTGGCCCGGCAGATACCCCCGGACGAGGTGCCGCGGGCCGGCAACGTCCGCGGTCAACTGCTCAACCTCAACAACGGCAGTGAGGTGCCGGGCGCCGGCGGCACGCTCAGCTTCACCGCCGACCGGCTGGCCGACCCGGTGGGCAAGTGGGTGCCGATCATCGAGATCCCGGCCACCACCACCCCCACCACCCGGCCGTACGTCACCGGCGAGGACTGA